One Camelina sativa cultivar DH55 chromosome 3, Cs, whole genome shotgun sequence genomic window carries:
- the LOC104775986 gene encoding probable serine/threonine-protein kinase At1g54610 isoform X2 encodes MGCVSSKQTVSVTPAIDNSGVFRDNVCSGSGRIMVEDPTTEKKLLSWRSKSGKKSSSSKKSGSEFGELSESGRASSNCRSESVSFRLGNLSKYLEAEQVAAGWPAWLSNVAGEAIHGWVPFRSDAFEKLEKIGQGTYSSVFRARETETGRIVALKKVRFDNFEPESVRFMAREILILRRLNHPNIIKLQGIVTSKLSCNIHLVFEYMEHDLTGLLSSPDINFTTPQIKCYMKQLLSGLEHCHARGVMHRDIKGSNLLVNNEGILKVADFGLANFCNASGNKQPLTSRVVTLWYRPPELLLGATGYGASVDLWSVGCVFAELLLGKPVLQGRTEVEQLHKIFKLCGSPPADYWKNSKLPHAMLFKPQQHYDGCLRETLKDLSDVDINLIETLLSIEPHKRGSASTALVSQYFTSKPFACDPSSLPVYSPSKEIDAKHREETTRKKICGNGRRGTESRKPTQKPPACAKLAPVEDVRHHSQKFQKRNGHSVHNSIDSDATICEKPQKPSSNHEKDEASHVKNASQGDLPFSGPLQVSVSSGFAWAKRRKDDICVRSHNRSLSRCYITNLLGPSPAFSENTDVDSKINEKENEEKHQARTDSQDREAYEMLKLSMLKKWRQLERPDSFDTSDEYHSQELSLALYQKEEKAAKLGHLGYEDNDEKIEFSGPLLSKSYGVDELLERHDRQIRQLVRKSWFQKGKKQGK; translated from the exons ATGGGTTGTGTCAGCTCGAAGCAGACTGTTTCCGTTACGCCGGCGATCGATAACTCTGGTGTTTTCAGGGACAATGTTTGTTCGGGTTCCGGTCGAATTATGGTTGAGGATCCGACGACGGAGAAGAAGCTTTTGTCGTGGAGGAGTAAGAGCGGGAAGAAGAGTAGTAGTAGCAAGAAGAGCGGTAGTGAGTTTGGTGAGTTGAGTGAGTCTGGCCGAGCGAGTTCGAACTGCAGGAGCGAGTCGGTGAGTTTCCGGCTCGGTAACTTGAGCAAGTACCTTGAAGCTGAGCAAGTCGCAGCTGGTTGGCCTGCGTGGCTTAGCAACGTTGCTGGTGAAGCTATTCATGGTTGGGTTCCATTTCGATCCGACGCTTTCGAAAAGCTCGAAAAG ATTGGACAAGGGACTTATAGCAGTGTGTTCCGTGCGAGAGAGACTGAGACCGGGAGGATTGTGGCTTTGAAGAAGGTTAGATTTGACAATTTTGAGCCGGAGAGTGTTAGGTTCATGGCTAGAGAGATTCTGATACTTAGGAGATTAAATCATCCCAACATTATCAAACTACAAGGTATTGTTACTTCAAAGCTTTCTTGCAACATACATCTCGTCTTCGAGTATATGGAGCATGATCTCACTGGTCTTCTTTCTAGCCCTGATATCAACTTCACTACTCCACAG ATTAAGTGTTACATGAAACAGTTGTTGTCTGGACTTGAACATTGTCACGCACGAGGTGTGATGCATCGGGACATTAAGGGTTCAAATCTTTTGGTGAATAATGAAGGGATTTTAAAGGTGGCTGATTTTGGGCTAGCAAACTTTTGCAATGCCTCTGGGAATAAACAACCTCTTACTAGTCGAGTTGTGACTCTGTGGTACCGTCCCCCTGAACTTTTGCTCGGTGCTACGGGCTATGGTGCATCTGTTGATTTGTGGAGTGTTGGCTGTGTTTTTGCTGAACTTCTTCTTGGGAAACCGGTTCTGCAGGGAAGAACTGAG GTCGAACAGTTGCACAAGATATTCAAATTGTGTGGATCTCCACCTGCAGATTACTGGAAAAATTCCAAACTTCCTCATGCAATGCTTTTCAAACCACAGCAACATTATGATGGTTGTCTCCGAGAAACTTTGAAAGATTTGTCTGATGTTGACATCAATCTTATAGAAACACTTCTTTCTATAGAGCCTCACAAACGTGGTTCTGCCTCTACTGCCCTTGTTTCTCAG TATTTTACTTCAAAGCCTTTTGCTTGTGATCCCTCAAGTTTGCCTGTATACTCGCCTAGCAAGGAGATTGATGCAAAGCATCGGGAAGAAACAACAAG GAAAAAAATATGTGGGAATGGGAGACGTGGTACAGAATCAAGGAAGCCAACACAGAAGCCCCCTGCATGTGCCAAATTGGCACCAGTTGAG GATGTGCGGCACCATTCTCAGAAATTTCAGAAACGTAATGGTCATTCAGTACATAATTCGATTGATAGTGATGCCACAATATGTGAGAAACCACAAAAGCCATCATCAAATCATGAAAAAGATGAAGCCTCTCATGTGAAGAATGCATCACAAGGAGATTTGCCTTTCTCAGGGCCTTTACAAGTCTCTGTATCAAGTGGTTTTGCATGGGCAAAGCGAAGAAAAGATGACATATGTGTTAGATCACATAATAGATCACTCTCAAGATGTTACATTACTAACCTGTTGGGTCCTTCTCCTGCTTTTAGTGAGAACACTGACGTTGACTCTAAgataaatgagaaagaaaatgaagaaaaacatCAGGCAAGAACGGATTCCCAAGACCGTGAGGCGTATGAAATGTTGAAGCTTTCAATGCTAAAGAAGTGGAGGCAACTTGAACGACCAGATTCTTTTGATACTTCTGACGAGTACCATTCACAGGAACTGTCATTGGCACTTtatcagaaagaagaaaaggcaGCAAAGCTGGGTCATTTG GGTTACGAAGACAATGATGAAAAAATTGAGTTCTCAGGCCCCTTGTTGTCTAAATCTTATGGAGTTGATGAGCTTTTAGAACGCCATGATCGCCAGATTCGCCAGTTAGTTCGAAAATCTTGGTTCCAGAAAG GTAAGAAACAAGGGAAATGA
- the LOC104775983 gene encoding glycine-rich RNA-binding protein 6, mitochondrial, whose amino-acid sequence MHYMGLFSKAGNIFRQPRALQASNALLQGNLSLTPSKLFVGGLSPTTDTDLLKEAFGSFGKIVDAVVVLDRESGISRGFGFVTYDSIEDANNAMQCMNYKELDGRIIGVKPAGSGGGGGGGGGGFARRGGYGGGRGGYGRGGFGRGGFGGGGFGFVR is encoded by the exons ATGCATTACATGGGTTTGTTTAGTAAAGCTGGAAACATATTTAGGCAACCTAGAGCGTTGCAGGCTTCGAACGCTTTGTTACAGGGCAATCTTTCTTTGACTCCATCCAAACTCTTTGTTGGAG GTCTCTCACCAACTACTGATACAGATCTCTTAAAAGAAGCTTTTGGCAGTTTTGGAAAAATCGTTGATG CTGTGGTAGTTTTGGATCGTGAAAGTGGTATTTCTAGGGGCTTTGGTTTCGTAACATATGATTCCATTGAGGATGCTAATAACGCAATGCAATGTATGAATTATAAG GAACTTGATGGGCGAATAATTGGAGTGAAACCAGCTGGTTcaggaggtggtggtgggggtGGCGGTGGCGGTTTTGCTAGAAGGGGAGGTTATGGTGGTGGTCGTGGGGGATACGGTCGTGGGGGATTTGGTCGTGGTGGATTTGGTGGGGGTGGCTTTGGCTTTGTTCGTTAA
- the LOC104775982 gene encoding phosphoserine phosphatase, chloroplastic, with amino-acid sequence MEGLTTSRVVPVQVPCRKLSSLFANFSCLELRRYPCGGRVSIMNQSKLLRPVTASVQPQELSALGHEGNVVPSNEILDLWESVEAVCFDVDSTVCVDEGIDELAEFCGAGKAVAEWTARAMGGSVPFEEALAARLSLFKPSLSKVEEYLEKRPPRLSPGIEELVKKLRANNIDVYLISGGFRQMINPVASILGIPRENIFANNLLFGNSGEFLGFDENEPTSRSGGKAKAVEQIRKVRLYKTMAMIGDGATDLEARKPGGADLFICYAGVQLREAVATKADWLIFKFETLINSLD; translated from the exons ATGGAAGGATTAACTACTTCAAGGGTTGTGCCAGTCCAGGTTCCCTGTAGAAAGCTCTCATCACTTTTTGCTAATTTCTCCTGCCTTGAATTAAGGAGATATCCTTGTGGAGGGCGTGTGTCAATCATGAACCAATCCAAATTGCTCCGTCCAGTGACTGCTTCTGTGCAGCCACAGGAGTTGTCAGCTTTGGGTCATGAAGGCAATGTTGTTCCTTCTAATG AAATTCTTGATCTGTGGGAAAGTGTTGAAGCGGTATGCTTCGATGTGGATAGTACGGTTTGTGTGGATGAAGGTATTGATGAACTTGCAGAGTTTTGTGGTGCTGGAAAGGCTGTTGCTGAATGGACTGCCAG AGCAATGGGTGGATCTGTTCCATTTGAAGAAGCTCTAGCTGCAAGACTTTCTTTGTTCAAGCCTTCTCTTTCTAAAGTTGAGGAATATCTTGAAAAGAGACCCCCAAG GCTATCCCCTGGCATTGAAGAGTTGGTTAAGAAGCTCAGAGCCAATAATATTGATGTCTATTTGATATCTGGAGGTTTTCGACAGATGATCAAT CCTGTAGCATCGATTCTTGGCATCCCTCGGGAGAATATCTTTGCCAACAATCTTCTATTTGGAAACTCCGGCGAGTTTTTGGGATTTGATGAGAACGAACCTACATCAAGAAGTGGGGGAAAAGCCAAGGCAGTTGAACAAATACGAAAG GTTCGTCTCTACAAGACTATGGCCATGATTGGAGATGGTGCTACCGATCTCGAA GCACGTAAACCTGGTGGCGCCGACTTGTTCATATGCTATGCCGGAGTTCAGCTTCGTGAAGCCGTTGCAACAAAAGCAGACTGGCTTATCTTCAAGTTTGAAACTCTCATAAACTCATTGGACTAA
- the LOC104775987 gene encoding probable xyloglucan 6-xylosyltransferase 5 yields the protein MCHDESRSSASGGGLSTTAVSNGGGRSRGFLRGWQIHNTLFNIKIMILCGFVTILVLLATISIGNFGSSSNADSVKQSFIKEETIPMTILPEIPSDSNSTDLGAAEPPKAEIFTTPNATYTLGPKVTNWDSQRKAWLNQNPEFPSTVNGKARILLLTGSSPSPCDKPIGDYYLLKSVKNKIDYCRLHGIEIVYNMAHLDEELSGYWTKLPMIRILMLSNPEVEWIWWMDSDALFTDILFEIPLSRYEKHNLVIHGYPDLLFNQKSWIALNTGVFLLRNCQWSLDLLDAWAPMGPKGPIRDEAGKVLTAYLKGRPAFEADDQSALIYILLSQKDKWIDKVYVENQYYLHGFWEGLVDKYEEMVEKYHPGLGDERWPFVTHFVGCKPCGSYADYAVDRCFKSMERAFNFADNQVLKLYGFSHRGLLSTKVKRIRNETVSPLESVDRFDIRRMHVETKP from the coding sequence ATGTGTCATGATGAGTCGAGATCCTCAGCAAGTGGTGGAGGCCTGTCAACGACGGCTGTATCAAATGGTGGAGGGAGAAGTCGTGGTTTTTTGCGCGGTTGGCAGATTCATAATACTTTATTTAACATCAAGATCATGATTCTCTGCGGTTTCGTGACCATCCTCGTCCTACTTGCTACAATCAGTATTGGGAACTTTGGAAGCTCTTCCAACGCTGACTCTGTTAAGCAGAGTTTCATCAAGGAAGAAACCATTCCGATGACTATCCTCCCGGAGATCCCATCTGATTCGAATTCGACGGACTTGGGTGCTGCTGAGCCGCCTAAAGCTGAGATTTTTACTACTCCCAATGCGACATACACTCTAGGTCCTAAAGTCACCAACTGGGATAGTCAACGCAAGGCATGGCTAAATCAGAACCCTGAGTTTCCTAGTACTGTCAACGGCAAAGCTCGAATCTTGCTTCTCACAGGCTCTTCCCCAAGCCCCTGCGACAAACCAATTGGAGACTATTATCTATTGAAATCCGTGAAGAACAAGATTGATTACTGTAGGCTCCACGGGATAGAGATTGTATATAACATGGCCCATTTGGATGAGGAGCTCTCAGGGTATTGGACGAAACTGCCTATGATTAGGATATTAATGCTGTCTAATCCAGAGGTAGAATGGATTTGGTGGATGGATAGTGATGCTTTATTCACTGATATACTGTTTGAGATCCCCTTGTCTCGGTACGAGAAGCATAATCTGGTGATACACGGTTATCCGGACTTGTTGTTCAACCAAAAGTCATGGATTGCATTGAACACGGGTGTCTTTCTGTTGAGAAATTGTCAATGGTCGTTGGATTTATTAGATGCTTGGGCCCCTATGGGACCAAAAGGGCCTATCCGTGACGAAGCTGGGAAAGTACTGACAGCTTATCTGAAAGGCAGGCCAGCATTTGAGGCCGATGATCAGTCGGCGTTGATATATATCCTGCTTTCACAGAAGGATAAGTGGATAGACAAGGTTTATGTTGAGAATCAATACTATTTGCACGGGTTTTGGGAGGGTTTGGTTGATAAGTATGAAGAGATGGTAGAGAAGTATCACCCAGGATTGGGGGATGAGAGATGGCCTTTTGTGACACATTTTGTGGGGTGCAAACCGTGTGGCAGCTATGCTGATTATGCAGTCGATAGATGCTTCAAGAGCATGGAGAGGGCTTTTAATTTTGCAGATAATCAAGTGCTTAAGCTGTATGGGTTTAGCCACAGGGGATTGTTGAGCACCAAGGTTAAGAGGATCAGAAACGAGACAGTTTCTCCTTTGGAGTCGGTAGATAGATTCGATATTCGAAGAATGCACGTGGAAACCAAACCATAG
- the LOC104775988 gene encoding uncharacterized protein LOC104775988, translating to MGLSYSASFSNSTTTAAPPPSPPSSPPSRSNTKPNGEERPRFFDGKAKNKCWANADIVPGRHPERWRKDAAGNIVCKRFGNCSGCLCFEYDHIVPYSKGGESVAENCQILQTRVNRLKSAQENVDPITLKSYSCGLQFTDKELDVIEMAVYGDVLRPGKECRCKTVAELLGQSKSKDGKAACELPS from the exons ATGGGGTTATCATACTCCGCCTCATTTTCTAACTCCACCACCACCGCGGCTCCTCCTCCGTCTCCGCCTTCATCGCCGCCGTCACGTTCCAATACAAAACCTAACGGAGAAGAGAGACCACGTTTCTTCGATGGAAAAGCGAAGAATAAATGCTGGGCTAATGCTGACATCGTACCTGGTCGACATCCCGAGAGGTGGCGTAAAGACGCCGCCGGAAACATCGTCTGCAAACGTTTCGGAAACTGCAGTGGTTGTCTCTGTTTCGAGTATGATCACATTGTTCCTTACTCCAAAG GTGGAGAGTCGGTAGCAGAGAATTGTCAGATACTTCAAACTAGAGTGAACAGATTAAAATCAGCTCAAGAAAATGTGGATCCGATCACACTTAAGAGCTACTCGTGTGGTCTGCAATTTACGG ACAAGGAGCTAGATGTTATCGAAATGGCGGTTTATGGAGACGTGTTACGGCCTGGAAAAGAATGTCGCTGCAAAACTGTAGCCGAGCTGCTTGGTCAGTCCAAGTCCAAAGATGGTAAAGCCGCATGCGAGTTACCATCATAG
- the LOC104775985 gene encoding LON peptidase N-terminal domain and RING finger protein 1, whose protein sequence is MSNEDSLPAFTLFGLDDVENYGLVSEADNSLPIEIHNQVFQLVEKGNQAFKESRFEEAISSYSKASTIKPLDPIVLGNRSAAYIRFGQYLKQRSASVSEYRPLNGFDMSMLGELALKDADKLMNLQSSSVKSYTIKACALMLLERYEAARDTILSGLQIDPFSDPLRSNLQELEKVMPTSMSKTHEKAERSDDFDCTVCLKLLYEPATTPCGHTFCRSCLFQSMDRGNKCPLCRTVIFMTPRTCAVSVTLNNIIQKNFPEEYAERKSEQDTLVHLGNESMPLFVMDVIIPCQKLSLHIFEPRYRLMVRRIMEGNHRMGMVALDSATGSPVDVACEVEITECDPLPDGRFVLELESHRRCRIVKAWDQDGYRVAEVEWVTDTPPQSEEDKAALRELTTNAASFARSWLDRAKEAARQGDRRRLEILLNVESMIPTPQDPERFSFWLATLTDRRPSERLELLRLQDTGERIRRGLIYLRSVERGCRMQ, encoded by the exons ATGTCGAACGAAGACTCTCTTCCGGCATtcactttgtttggtttggatgATGTCGAAAATTACGGTCTG GTCAGTGAAGCAGACAATTCGTTACCTATAGAGATACACAATCAGGTTTTTCAACTTGTGGAGAAGGGTAACCAAGCTTTCAAAGAGTCTCGCTTTGAAGAG GCAATTAGCAGCTATTCAAAAGCCAGTACTATTAAACCTCTTGACCCTATTGTTCTTGGCAACAGAAGTGCTGCTTATATAAG ATTTGGCCAATACCTGAAGCAGAGATCTGCATCAGTTTCTGAATATAGACCTCTGAATGGTTTTGATATGTCGATGCTTGGGGAA CTTGCTCTAAAGGATGCTGATAAGCTAATGAATCTTCAGAGCAGTTCAGTGAAGTCATATACTATCAAGGCTTGTGCCCTCATGTTG CTAGAAAGATATGAGGCAGCTCGTGATACTATCCTCTCAGGTCTACAGATTGATCCCTTTAG CGATCCTCTCCGATCCAATCTTCAGGAATTGGAGAAAGTGATGCCTACTTCGATGAGTAAAACCCATGAAAAGGCTGAGCGTTCTGATGATTTCGATTGCACTGTTTGCCTGAAATTGCTGTATGAACCTGCTACAACTCCATGTGGGCATACGTTCTGCCGATCATGCCTCTTTCAGTCAATGGATCGTG GCAACAAATGTCCACTATGTCGAACTGTCATTTTTATGACTCCAAGAACATGTGCTGtcag TGTGACGctgaataacatcatacaaaaaAACTTTCCAGAGGAGTATGCTGAAAGGAAATCAGAGCAAGACACTCTGGTCCACTTGGGCAATGAAAGTATGCCCCTTTTCGTCATGGATGTGATCATCCCCTGTCAGAAGTTGTCTCTTCACATATTTGAACCACGATATCGACTAATG GTGAGAAGAATAATGGAAGGAAATCATCGGATGGGAATG GTAGCTCTTGATTCTGCGACAGGTTCCCCAGTGGATGTTGCTTGCGAAGTTGAAATCACAGA GTGTGATCCACTCCCGGATGGACGTTTTGTCCTGGAG CTGGAAAGCCATAGAAGGTGCCGCATTGTAAAAGCTTGGGATCAAGATGG GTATCGTGTTGCAGAGGTTGAATGGGTGACAGATACCCCACCACAAAGCGAGGAAGATAAAGCAGCT CTGCGGGAACTGACGACCAATGCAGCATCATTTGCTCGGTCATGGCTAGATAGAGCAAAGGAAGCAGCTAGACAAGGAG ACAGAAGACGACTTGAAATACTTCTAAATGTTGAATCTATGATCCCAACGCCTCAAGATCCTGAGCGCTTCAGTTTCTGG CTTGCTACATTGACAGATAGGAGACCTTCAGAAAGATTGGAACTGCTTCGGCTTCAGGATACTGGAGAG AGAATAAGGCGCGGGTTGATATATCTCCGATCAGTAGAAAGAGGATGCAGAATGCAATGA
- the LOC104775984 gene encoding PLASMODESMATA CALLOSE-BINDING PROTEIN 3-like → MAVVVLAVILLAMAGHSSGTWCVCKEGLSEAMLQKTLDYACGAGADCGPIHQNGPCFNPNTVKSHCSYAVNSFFQKKGQSQGTCDFAGTAIVSASDPSYTTCPFPASASGSGTTTPVTTTPSTRVPTTTNTRPYSMTPSTGGGLGIPSGTGGINPDYTDPSFGFKLQNPRFGFVLVFFTLFLLFYLFS, encoded by the exons ATGGCTGTTGTTGTTCTTGCGGTGATTTTGTTGGCCATGGCTGGTCACTCAA GTGGAACATGGTGTGTATGCAAAGAAGGGTTAAGCGAGGCAATGCTGCAGAAGACATTGGACTACGCATGTGGTGCAGGAGCTGATTGTGGACCCATTCACCAGAACGGACCTTGCTTCAATCCTAACACCGTCAAGTCTCATTGCTCTTACGCCGTCAACAGCTTCTTTCAGAAGAAAGGTCAGTCTCAGGGCACTTGTGACTTTGCTGGCACAGCCATCGTCTCAGCCTCTGATCCCA GCTACACTACTTGCCCTTTCCCTGCAAGTGCCAG TGGAAGTGGGACAACGACTCCAGTGACGACAACACCTTCGACAAGAGTCCCTACAACAACGAATACAAGACCCTACTCAATGACACCATCAACAGGAGGAGGTTTGGGAATACCGTCTGGAACAGGCGGTATTAACCCGGATTACACAGATCCATCCTTTGGATTCAAACTCCAAAACCCAAGATTTGGATTCGTCCTAGTCTTCTTCACACTCTTCTTACTTTTCTACTTGTTTAGCTAA
- the LOC104775986 gene encoding probable serine/threonine-protein kinase At1g54610 isoform X1: MGCVSSKQTVSVTPAIDNSGVFRDNVCSGSGRIMVEDPTTEKKLLSWRSKSGKKSSSSKKSGSEFGELSESGRASSNCRSESVSFRLGNLSKYLEAEQVAAGWPAWLSNVAGEAIHGWVPFRSDAFEKLEKIGQGTYSSVFRARETETGRIVALKKVRFDNFEPESVRFMAREILILRRLNHPNIIKLQGIVTSKLSCNIHLVFEYMEHDLTGLLSSPDINFTTPQIKCYMKQLLSGLEHCHARGVMHRDIKGSNLLVNNEGILKVADFGLANFCNASGNKQPLTSRVVTLWYRPPELLLGATGYGASVDLWSVGCVFAELLLGKPVLQGRTEVEQLHKIFKLCGSPPADYWKNSKLPHAMLFKPQQHYDGCLRETLKDLSDVDINLIETLLSIEPHKRGSASTALVSQYFTSKPFACDPSSLPVYSPSKEIDAKHREETTRKKICGNGRRGTESRKPTQKPPACAKLAPVEDVRHHSQKFQKRNGHSVHNSIDSDATICEKPQKPSSNHEKDEASHVKNASQGDLPFSGPLQVSVSSGFAWAKRRKDDICVRSHNRSLSRCYITNLLGPSPAFSENTDVDSKINEKENEEKHQARTDSQDREAYEMLKLSMLKKWRQLERPDSFDTSDEYHSQELSLALYQKEEKAAKLGHLGYEDNDEKIEFSGPLLSKSYGVDELLERHDRQIRQLVRKSWFQKGKKQGK, translated from the exons ATGGGTTGTGTCAGCTCGAAGCAGACTGTTTCCGTTACGCCGGCGATCGATAACTCTGGTGTTTTCAGGGACAATGTTTGTTCGGGTTCCGGTCGAATTATGGTTGAGGATCCGACGACGGAGAAGAAGCTTTTGTCGTGGAGGAGTAAGAGCGGGAAGAAGAGTAGTAGTAGCAAGAAGAGCGGTAGTGAGTTTGGTGAGTTGAGTGAGTCTGGCCGAGCGAGTTCGAACTGCAGGAGCGAGTCGGTGAGTTTCCGGCTCGGTAACTTGAGCAAGTACCTTGAAGCTGAGCAAGTCGCAGCTGGTTGGCCTGCGTGGCTTAGCAACGTTGCTGGTGAAGCTATTCATGGTTGGGTTCCATTTCGATCCGACGCTTTCGAAAAGCTCGAAAAG ATTGGACAAGGGACTTATAGCAGTGTGTTCCGTGCGAGAGAGACTGAGACCGGGAGGATTGTGGCTTTGAAGAAGGTTAGATTTGACAATTTTGAGCCGGAGAGTGTTAGGTTCATGGCTAGAGAGATTCTGATACTTAGGAGATTAAATCATCCCAACATTATCAAACTACAAGGTATTGTTACTTCAAAGCTTTCTTGCAACATACATCTCGTCTTCGAGTATATGGAGCATGATCTCACTGGTCTTCTTTCTAGCCCTGATATCAACTTCACTACTCCACAG ATTAAGTGTTACATGAAACAGTTGTTGTCTGGACTTGAACATTGTCACGCACGAG GTGTGATGCATCGGGACATTAAGGGTTCAAATCTTTTGGTGAATAATGAAGGGATTTTAAAGGTGGCTGATTTTGGGCTAGCAAACTTTTGCAATGCCTCTGGGAATAAACAACCTCTTACTAGTCGAGTTGTGACTCTGTGGTACCGTCCCCCTGAACTTTTGCTCGGTGCTACGGGCTATGGTGCATCTGTTGATTTGTGGAGTGTTGGCTGTGTTTTTGCTGAACTTCTTCTTGGGAAACCGGTTCTGCAGGGAAGAACTGAG GTCGAACAGTTGCACAAGATATTCAAATTGTGTGGATCTCCACCTGCAGATTACTGGAAAAATTCCAAACTTCCTCATGCAATGCTTTTCAAACCACAGCAACATTATGATGGTTGTCTCCGAGAAACTTTGAAAGATTTGTCTGATGTTGACATCAATCTTATAGAAACACTTCTTTCTATAGAGCCTCACAAACGTGGTTCTGCCTCTACTGCCCTTGTTTCTCAG TATTTTACTTCAAAGCCTTTTGCTTGTGATCCCTCAAGTTTGCCTGTATACTCGCCTAGCAAGGAGATTGATGCAAAGCATCGGGAAGAAACAACAAG GAAAAAAATATGTGGGAATGGGAGACGTGGTACAGAATCAAGGAAGCCAACACAGAAGCCCCCTGCATGTGCCAAATTGGCACCAGTTGAG GATGTGCGGCACCATTCTCAGAAATTTCAGAAACGTAATGGTCATTCAGTACATAATTCGATTGATAGTGATGCCACAATATGTGAGAAACCACAAAAGCCATCATCAAATCATGAAAAAGATGAAGCCTCTCATGTGAAGAATGCATCACAAGGAGATTTGCCTTTCTCAGGGCCTTTACAAGTCTCTGTATCAAGTGGTTTTGCATGGGCAAAGCGAAGAAAAGATGACATATGTGTTAGATCACATAATAGATCACTCTCAAGATGTTACATTACTAACCTGTTGGGTCCTTCTCCTGCTTTTAGTGAGAACACTGACGTTGACTCTAAgataaatgagaaagaaaatgaagaaaaacatCAGGCAAGAACGGATTCCCAAGACCGTGAGGCGTATGAAATGTTGAAGCTTTCAATGCTAAAGAAGTGGAGGCAACTTGAACGACCAGATTCTTTTGATACTTCTGACGAGTACCATTCACAGGAACTGTCATTGGCACTTtatcagaaagaagaaaaggcaGCAAAGCTGGGTCATTTG GGTTACGAAGACAATGATGAAAAAATTGAGTTCTCAGGCCCCTTGTTGTCTAAATCTTATGGAGTTGATGAGCTTTTAGAACGCCATGATCGCCAGATTCGCCAGTTAGTTCGAAAATCTTGGTTCCAGAAAG GTAAGAAACAAGGGAAATGA